From the genome of Phoenix dactylifera cultivar Barhee BC4 chromosome 17, palm_55x_up_171113_PBpolish2nd_filt_p, whole genome shotgun sequence:
GATCGATAAGAGCTTGCAGAAGAAAAGGAGCTAGAGCGAATCAACATGCTGATGCCAAAGTGACCACGATTTTCGCATAAGTAATTGTGATTTGAAAGAACATACTCAAAATACATACTTATACAACCGCATCAAATCGAAAGGGCAATGTTCGAATTCAATTATCAATGGGTCCCCTTTCTGGATATACTCTAGGAATTGCCATATTCCTGCATCTTTGGGATTTCATATGAAACATCGTGGATCATCTCTAAGGCTGGAAGTTATCTAAATTCTGGTCAGAAACAAGCCTTTGAGAGCCCAATTTATGGCCGGACCCATCATGCCacaagagagaaggaaaggatTAACATATCGAGACCAGACATAGATCACTGCTGCAATGATATCTTCATTATGACTGATCGAGTATTTTAACATGTAGATGAGCTCATAAATCCCGAGCAATTTTCACAAATCGCTTttagttttcttcatctttgTAACTAGGACCTCCAAATTGCTAGAAAATTTGGCTAACCCTTAGGTTTCGGCCATTATGTCTcattgtaaatatttctttctccttcgtagaattttttcttctttacatAATCGATATGTATTTGAAGCCTCAGAAGGTGTTGTACCTGTCAAATGTAGGCCAATGCAATCCCCGAACTCGCCATCAATTCTGGCAGGCGACCTCTCTAGTCATATTTACTGGAAGAAACAAGAGACTGAAAGTAAGCATGCGGGTGGTCAAGCGATTGTAGAAACTAGATAAAAGTTAATAGGCCAATAGGGAGCGTGGCCTTCACTACTTAGTGTGGCAGTTCTTTGAAATTAGTTTCTTGCAGTTGTTGAGTCTAAAAGGTGGAGAAGCCACGATCGGAGGGACATCTCCAATACATGAACAACCATCCAGATTCTGTGCAAAGAGTTTTCACGAAGAATCGAACCTATTGTATCTTGATTCTTCAGCATGATGATCGCTCTATCTTGAAGAATCCCTATCTCTTATACCCAACTATCCTTATGTTGATCCAtctgattagttagttttactTACGCATGAATTAGTAATCTTCTTTTTACTTGGTTTTTTGTGTTATTCTTGTGCTACTAGAAATTTTGTGAAATCCTCCTTTTGAGACAAGACCGAATCACAACTCCTAATAGATTGAGAGTCGATGTATTCAACCTAGCAAACTTGCAATCCGATCGACTATTATTTTAGTTTCCTCGAAAACACATGCATTTTTCACATTTGAATGGGAAGAAGCTAATTATTCCGAAGGGTTGGACATGGACCTCTGAAAGCGATTCCGCCCCGGAAAAAGATACCTTTTCGTAAAACGCAGCGCTGTAGAAAAGAGCTGACAAGGAAGGTGCGATTGAGCAATCATCCGCGGCTGCATTAGTCTCGACTTTCATGCGGGTTATCGTGCACTTTGAGATGTCATTTGTTTTCTAAGCGATCGTTATGCCTTTGTTAATCTTTGTCTTTTGGTTTGCTCATCGCCATTTAGGAGACACCATGAGCtaagaagaaaaatattgtttaaaataaagaatCCAATGAAATAATATATGATAATAATGCGGGATCTAGGTTAAAAGCCTAATGTCATTTCGAAACATACGCAGGCCATGAATAAGGATCATAGAATTCTCAGGTTATTTCTATAAAACCCGCACGCAGGAGAACGAGAACGACGCCCCATCTCATATCGGCAAGAGCGGCTTTAATATATGGAAGGTTCATTTTCCTTCCAATCGCAGAACCAAGCTACCGGCGGCCATGAAAACCTTGCCGATATATAAAGCAACGTCACACACTTTTGCGACGCAGCAGCTCCGTCTCGGAAAACTTTCTTGGCGACCTACTTACGAAGCCCCATCATGCACGGTGCTGGatgtttaaaatatatatatatatatacatgtgaaTATGGCCGCTGAGAGCTAATAATTATTGAGATCAAGGGCAGTCGACAGCAAGGGAAAAAAGCAATTGAATGGAGGTATAATCAAACCATTTATAGTGTTCCTAGTAATCAATCGTTCGACTGCAAAAAGAATTCAATACAACAAGCTCCATTAACAAACTAGACCCCTCCTCCTGAATAGCCCCCTTCTAATTAAGACTCATTTGGCCCTCCCTGCCTCTAACTACCGCTCAATCTAATTATCTCTTCCCCCCCTGCTTCATGTCTCAGCTACCTAATGGTAGTGGGTCGCCTATCACTCCTCTTATCCTCCCTCCTCTGTACAAAGATAAAGgaaatattgaaaaaattaaaagaaaaaagaaacaatgaACCAAGCCGACTCTGGAactaaaaggaaaggaaaataaaaaaatgagagGAAGTTCACACGAACCACGGCCAATGTGGCTcatcctcctccctctctctttcacaCCCTCCTCCGGATGTAAGCAAGGAGATCGCAGCTGTCCCCAGCAGCAGACTCGGGCGACAGCATCCCAGCGGCAGCGGGCTTCTGGCTGGCTTTGATCCGCAACTCGACCACCTTCTTGTGAGAATTGGAGTGGACGGAGGGGACGAAGGTGGGGCTGGCGGCCGGGCGGTACTCGGGGAAGAGCCTTCCCGACTTGTAGCGGACCCCGCAGGCATTGCAGAGGGTCTTCGGCCCCATCGGCCCCGCCCTCCACTGCGGGGTCTTCTGGATCTCGCAATGCATGCACTTCCTCGCCGGCGGTGCCTGCGGGCCCGCCTCGTCTCCTCCGGCGGCAATAGCAGCAaagctcttcttctttttcttcttcatcatcggagCAGGGCTCGGACTGGACTCGCCGAAGCTCTCAGGATCGGAAGAGGAGGAGTAGACGGGGACGCCGCCGGAGGAAGGGGGAAGGAAGGGGATGGTGACGTGGGGGCGGGCGGAGAAGGTGGCGGGACGGGGGCGCTTGCTGCGAGCACGGGCGGGGACCACCAGGACGGGCTCCGGATGGCTGACGGGGGGAGCCTCGAGCGCCCGCGCGCCGCTGCTTCCTCCACCGGTGCcggagcaggaggaggaagatgaggagaaggatgacgaggaggatgaggaggagccACCTCCGCCGCTGCCGCCAATGCTATGGCTGTTGGGCTCGAGGACGGAAACAGGGCTGGAGGTGCGAAAGAGTGAGTCCTCCTTGCCGTTGCTGTTGCTGTTGCTGCTGTTGGTGGCGCCCATGGCGGCAGCGGTAGCGGTAGCCGTGCACTGGGGCAAGTCGAGGGTGAAGGAATCATTGTCGTCGAAGAAATTGGACAGCCACTCCAGTTGGCTCATGTCAATGTCGTCGCACTGGcatggtcaaaaaaaaaaaaaattgtaataagaagagggaaagaaaaaaaaaacaacacggAGAAAATAGACTAAGAAGACAACATGGGTTATCAAATCGAATCGGATTTCCATCTAGTAGAAACTTCTTGCTAAAGACAACAAACATTGCCGCCGTATAAGAAATTCATATAAATGTCCTGTTCAATGACAACTGGCTTTTTAAATTCTAAAAAGAAGtacattatttttttcaaattatttcatacTAAAAtgtgataaataaataaaaattgattatttttttttactgtCAAGTGTCAACCCATACGGGTTCCAATACGAAAGCATTAGAAGCCTCCTACCTACGGGATCCACCCTTCTGTAGAAAGAAGGTATTGTTTGTGACGTCAATTTCCGATCACGAAACTATATTGATGGAAGACATGCAACACACCTACTTGAATATTCG
Proteins encoded in this window:
- the LOC103718252 gene encoding GATA transcription factor 4-like yields the protein MATAMKKYVDDAMPEPVDVMSGGLFDHIDDLLDFPNDDDVLGMVDPHGGPAPAPSFAPLLPPLEADDLLSGGGGRGHYTNGSVDVAGSGDREVAELGPCDDIDMSQLEWLSNFFDDNDSFTLDLPQCTATATAAAMGATNSSNSNSNGKEDSLFRTSSPVSVLEPNSHSIGGSGGGGSSSSSSSSFSSSSSSCSGTGGGSSGARALEAPPVSHPEPVLVVPARARSKRPRPATFSARPHVTIPFLPPSSGGVPVYSSSSDPESFGESSPSPAPMMKKKKKKSFAAIAAGGDEAGPQAPPARKCMHCEIQKTPQWRAGPMGPKTLCNACGVRYKSGRLFPEYRPAASPTFVPSVHSNSHKKVVELRIKASQKPAAAGMLSPESAAGDSCDLLAYIRRRV